The Trueperaceae bacterium genome has a window encoding:
- a CDS encoding rhodanese-like domain-containing protein, producing the protein MTNGRPAASSVKEMVSEARSRIENLSPEQVEEELKQGALLVDIRERDEIDRSGAIPGASHYPRGMLEFWADPASPYHKEDLDPERRIILHCASGGRSALAADMMRSLGFGRVAHMDGGFQRWKQEGRRVEEGSG; encoded by the coding sequence ATGACCAACGGAAGACCGGCGGCGAGTTCCGTCAAGGAGATGGTGAGCGAGGCCCGCTCGCGGATCGAGAATCTCTCCCCCGAGCAGGTCGAAGAGGAGCTGAAGCAGGGAGCCCTCCTCGTGGACATCCGGGAGCGGGACGAGATCGACCGCAGCGGCGCCATCCCCGGCGCCAGCCACTACCCCAGGGGCATGCTCGAGTTCTGGGCCGACCCCGCCAGCCCTTATCACAAGGAGGATCTCGACCCCGAGAGGCGGATAATCCTCCACTGCGCATCGGGTGGGCGCTCGGCGCTTGCGGCCGACATGATGCGGTCGCTGGGCTTCGGCCGAGTCGCCCACATGGACGGCGGCTTCCAGCGTTGGAAGCAGGAGGGCCGGCGGGTCGAGGAGGGGAGCGGCTAG